A stretch of the Clarias gariepinus isolate MV-2021 ecotype Netherlands chromosome 26, CGAR_prim_01v2, whole genome shotgun sequence genome encodes the following:
- the LOC128514475 gene encoding vitelline membrane outer layer protein 1-like, protein MALLYISILCLVTVVSSVEVVPEDQPRVIHAGTTFGLRNYSSILTVPNGEKFGIWMWSELCPENFYATGFSLRIESNQYGSDDTALNGIRLFCVQNEDRRFIYSVESHTGHFGEWTEPQWCPSGTLSSFQLRVEPHQGIFGDDTAANNVRFRCSSNPTLEGRGMTWGEYGDWSSTCHNGGICGIQTKMELYQGGLDDSSLNDVRFHCCTKSQK, encoded by the exons ATGGCTCTTCTTTACATTTCCATTCTCTGCTTGGTGACCGTGGTGTCATCTGTTGAGGTTGTTCCTGAGGATCAGCCTCGCGTCATTCACGCAGGGACGACTTTTGGGTTGAGGAATTATTCCTCAATCCTCACGGTCCCCAATGGAGAGAAGTTCGGGATCTGGATGTGGTCGGAGCTGTGTCCTGAGAACTTCTACGCCACGGGATTTAGCCTGAGG ATCGAGTCTAACCAGTATGGCAGTGATGATACGGCTCTGAACGGAATCCGTCTCTTCTGCGTCCAAAATGAAGACCGCCGCTTCATCTACAGCGTGGAGTCTCATACTGGACA TTTTGGTGAGTGGACAGAGCCTCAATGGTGCCCATCTGGTACCCTGAGCTCGTTCCAGCTGCGCGTCGAGCCGCACCAGGGCATCTTCGGCGATGACACGGCCGCCAACAACGTCCGCTTTCGCTGCAGCAGCAACCCAACGCTGGAGGGCCGGGGCATGACCTGGGGCGAGTATGGAGACTGGAGTAGTACGTGTCACAACGGGGGTATCTGTGGCATCCAGACCAAGATGGAGCTGTACCAGGGCGGTCTGGACGACTCGTCACTCAACGATGTGCGCTTCCACTGCTGCACCAAGAGCCAGAAGTGA